The Haloarchaeobius amylolyticus genome window below encodes:
- a CDS encoding methyltransferase family protein yields MDDPLLWGLFALGLVGSIGNLTGFLVTLTTGRRYWPPGERDWRYYLHWTLSNLLNVAFVGLAYLDWNTLGLPRPVSLYAGLALFVPFYLAALAAGFDLGSEETMGLSGDLRTGGWYRLSRNPQYVCYLVATVGFVLLVNSALVTVLATIFASWWLLLPFVEEPWLREQYGEAYERYAARVPRFVGTGTVRALVEADHDAR; encoded by the coding sequence ATGGACGACCCACTGCTGTGGGGGCTGTTCGCCCTCGGGCTGGTCGGCAGCATCGGGAACCTCACCGGCTTCCTCGTCACGCTCACCACGGGCCGCCGGTACTGGCCGCCCGGCGAGCGCGACTGGCGGTACTACCTCCACTGGACGCTCTCGAACCTGCTGAACGTCGCCTTCGTCGGCCTCGCCTACCTCGACTGGAACACCCTCGGCCTGCCCCGGCCGGTCAGCCTCTACGCCGGCCTCGCGCTGTTCGTGCCGTTCTACCTCGCCGCCCTCGCGGCGGGGTTCGACCTCGGCTCCGAGGAGACGATGGGGCTCTCCGGCGACCTCCGGACCGGCGGCTGGTACCGCCTCTCGCGCAACCCGCAGTACGTCTGCTACCTGGTCGCGACGGTCGGGTTCGTGCTGCTCGTGAACTCGGCGCTCGTGACGGTCCTCGCCACGATATTCGCCTCGTGGTGGCTGCTCCTCCCGTTCGTGGAGGAGCCGTGGCTCCGCGAGCAGTACGGCGAGGCGTACGAGCGCTATGCGGCGCGAGTCCCGCGGTTCGTCGGCACGGGGACGGTCCGGGCCCTGGTCGAGGCGGACCACGATGCCCGGTGA
- a CDS encoding sugar-transfer associated ATP-grasp domain-containing protein, which produces MLPNPRTIYNEVRNHWSLLETERETADQYERSLPRRLWLWRHGFLSRSDVIYDLDRHSVEDYLSDYERFVRSKDINDDWGRLLDHKLAFHWMLSGFVEHRPTLHGLLRDGRFLPAAALHERDGEVTLASEGSAADAADRVLDLLDREQRLVLKWIRGGGGNNVLICRATRDGAVEVDGETESRDRFARRVRELDDYLVSEFVEQAPFQERLYPDTPNTIRMITMVDEDGPFVPLVVQRMGSDRSYPMDNFSQGGLNAEIDPETGELSRATQLPESGSPVWYEDHPDTGTRIAGERIPNWDHIRDRMLEIAAHCQHVPYVGWDVLPTDDEGRFVVVEGNSYPGMKAMQIHRPILADDRARRFYERHGVLVDWL; this is translated from the coding sequence ATGCTACCGAACCCCCGGACCATCTACAACGAGGTTCGGAACCACTGGTCGCTCCTCGAGACCGAGCGGGAGACAGCCGACCAGTACGAGCGGTCGCTCCCGAGGAGACTGTGGCTCTGGCGGCACGGCTTCCTCAGCCGGTCCGACGTCATCTACGACCTCGACCGACACTCGGTCGAGGACTACCTCTCTGATTACGAGCGGTTCGTCCGGAGCAAGGATATCAACGACGACTGGGGACGGTTGCTCGACCACAAGCTCGCGTTCCACTGGATGCTCTCGGGCTTCGTCGAGCACCGGCCCACCCTCCACGGGTTACTCCGTGACGGGCGCTTCCTCCCGGCCGCCGCACTCCACGAACGCGACGGCGAGGTGACCCTGGCATCCGAGGGCTCCGCTGCGGACGCGGCCGACCGCGTCCTCGACCTGCTCGACCGCGAGCAGCGACTGGTGCTGAAGTGGATCCGTGGCGGGGGCGGGAACAACGTCCTCATCTGCCGGGCGACCCGGGACGGCGCGGTCGAGGTCGACGGTGAGACCGAGTCCCGCGACCGCTTCGCCCGCCGGGTGCGCGAGCTGGACGACTACCTCGTCAGCGAGTTCGTCGAGCAGGCCCCGTTCCAGGAGCGGCTCTACCCCGACACGCCGAACACCATCCGGATGATAACGATGGTCGACGAGGACGGGCCGTTCGTCCCGCTGGTCGTCCAGCGCATGGGCTCGGACCGGTCGTACCCGATGGACAACTTCTCGCAGGGCGGCCTGAACGCCGAGATAGACCCCGAGACGGGCGAACTCTCCCGGGCGACCCAGCTCCCGGAATCGGGGTCTCCGGTCTGGTACGAGGACCACCCTGACACGGGTACCCGCATCGCCGGCGAGCGGATCCCGAACTGGGACCACATCCGCGACCGGATGCTCGAGATCGCCGCCCACTGCCAGCACGTCCCCTACGTCGGCTGGGATGTCCTCCCGACCGACGACGAGGGGCGCTTCGTCGTCGTGGAGGGCAACAGCTACCCCGGCATGAAGGCGATGCAGATACACCGCCCCATCCTCGCGGACGACCGGGCCAGACGGTTCTACGAGCGACACGGCGTACTCGTCGACTGGCTGTAA
- a CDS encoding acc operon protein: MSQELLERLDIPDDADSEEAAAIAAVIGAHLRDRERQAQQEEEEETWQGKKWAFAGRLRNTQGHSGRVPDGAPTNAWAASGRADRF; this comes from the coding sequence ATGAGTCAGGAACTGCTCGAGCGACTCGACATCCCGGACGACGCCGACTCGGAGGAGGCCGCGGCCATCGCGGCCGTCATCGGCGCCCACCTGCGCGACCGGGAGCGCCAGGCCCAGCAGGAGGAGGAAGAAGAGACCTGGCAGGGCAAGAAGTGGGCGTTCGCCGGCCGGCTCCGCAACACGCAGGGCCACAGCGGTCGCGTCCCCGACGGCGCACCCACGAACGCGTGGGCGGCCAGCGGGCGCGCGGACCGGTTCTGA